From a single Drosophila sulfurigaster albostrigata strain 15112-1811.04 chromosome 3, ASM2355843v2, whole genome shotgun sequence genomic region:
- the LOC133843935 gene encoding lateral signaling target protein 2 homolog yields MGGSLAELQIVLANNREEGPQQTIARIVAKHHNHNSKHRKQQLEVLEFEWTMHEKLLEETRKDTKTDKVQLLGHAKEKPKEKPPHKQSKLAERLRRSFRHRERSPLELKREDSQDNKKRPAVVVASQVQLPGLGLGLGGVGGGGHINTALLLDSPDECTPPEFAYEHLSSVATNTNSSSSLESSSCYDLGSQSNIYYWSCQQSFEMGGELSSELPEQLLKRRNEAPANSATLTQSSIPTAAAAPTVAAASSTSAAAAAAPATASRSCSLTSESSSVRITRLQNFLFKSSNESTRSFQGHSNDGFTASSYNSSSGEWEQLGTHVVSHDLNTSSFPEETANYDTDVDGTLPVESSDAGAYYQYTLTSPNNPFLPEITARTYHSTYEQDDLQEQPEELQRSAQMPTPSYSRAGSQESTYSEAGPQGPTPSPASSSSSTPGRHRRKLFSLNSPTRLLQHKEHNSAGQQQTHSHQHPLHHHQQQQHQLHSQQRVAMSSSPTTDSLSSTVLVHTLNPFLPTATSPIAVPADLRTKRDEFLRATMKICLVVSPPTSKLQVSSCLQFPSVLH; encoded by the coding sequence ATGGGTGGCAGTCTGGCCGAACTGCAGATCGTATTAGCCAACAATAGAGAAGAGGGACCCCAACAGACAATAGCGAGAATTGTTGCCAAacaccacaaccacaacagcaaacacaggaagcagcagctggaagTGCTCGAGTTCGAGTGGACAATGCACGAGAAACTGCTGGAGGAGACACGCAAAGACACAAAGACTGACAAAGTGCAGCTCCTGGGACACGCCAAGGAGAAGCCCAAAGAGAAGCCGCCACACAAGCAATCGAAACTCGCCGAGCGACTGCGTCGATCCTTTCGCCATCGCGAGCGCAGTCCGCTGGAGTTGAAGCGCGAGGACAGCCAAGACAATAAGAAACGACCAGCTGTGGTCGTCGCCAGTCAGGTGCAGTTGCCTGGcctgggattgggattgggaggAGTTGGAGGTGGAGGACACATTAATACGGCGTTGCTGCTCGACAGTCCCGACGAGTGCACGCCGCCCGAGTTTGCCTACGAGCATCTGAGCAGCGTTGCCACCAACACGAACTCGAGCAGCTCGCTcgagagcagcagctgctacgATCTCGGGTCGCAGTCGAACATCTATTATTGGTCCTGTCAGCAGAGCTTCGAGATGGGCGGCGAGCTGAGCAGCGAGCTGCCCGAGCAGCTGCTCAAGCGACGCAACGAAGCGCCCGCTAACTCTGCCACACTGACTCAAAGCAGTattccaacagcagcagcagccccaacagttgctgcagcttcctccacatcagcagcagcagctgctgctcctgcgaCAGCCAGTCGCAGCTGCAGCTTGACCAGCGAGAGCAGCTCGGTGCGCATCACGCGGCTGCAGAACTTTCTGTTCAAGAGCAGCAACGAGAGCACACGCAGCTTTCAGGGACACTCGAACGATGGCTTCACTGCCTCGTCGTACAACTCCTCGTCGGGGGAATGGGAACAACTCGGCACGCATGTTGTTTCGCACGATTTGAACACTTCTTCGTTTCCCGAGGAGACGGCCAACTATGACACAGATGTGGATGGCACGCTGCCCGTGGAGAGCAGCGATGCTGGAGCATATTATCAGTACACGCTGACGTCGCCCAACAATCCGTTTCTGCCCGAGATTACAGCACGCACCTATCACAGCACCTACGAGCAGGATGATCTCCAAGAGCAGCCCGAGGAACTGCAGCGTTCCGCTCAAATGCCGACGCCCAGCTATAGTCGAGCCGGCTCACAGGAGTCCACGTACAGCGAGGCAGGACCACAAGGACCCACGCCCAGTCCGGCGTCGAGTTCGTCGTCAACGCCTGGGCGACACAGGCGCAAGCTCTTCAGCTTGAACTCGCCCACgcggctgctgcagcacaAGGAGCACAATTCAGCAggacaacagcaaacacattCCCATCAACAtcctcttcatcatcatcaacagcaacagcatcagctgCATTCGCAACAACGTGTTGCGATGTCCAGTTCACCCACGACGGACAGTCTCAGCTCCACGGTGCTGGTGCACACTCTGAATCCATTTCTGCCCACGGCCACTTCGCCCATCGCCGTGCCCGCAGATCTGAGGACCAAACGTGATGAGTTTCTACGTGCTACCATGAAAATCTGTCTAGTTGTCTCGCCACCCACGAGCAAACTTCAAGTAAGTAGTTGCCTGCAGTTCCCATCTGTGTTACACTAA